A portion of the Apus apus isolate bApuApu2 chromosome 3, bApuApu2.pri.cur, whole genome shotgun sequence genome contains these proteins:
- the SGK1 gene encoding serine/threonine-protein kinase Sgk1 isoform X4 codes for MTVKASEASGHTLTYSKMRGMVAILIAFMKQRRMGLNDFIQKIATNSYACKHPEVQSILKISQPQEPELMNANPSPPPSPSQQINLGPSSNPHAKPSDFHFLKVIGKGSFGKVLLARHKAEEQFYAVKVLQKKAILKKKEEKHIMSERNVLLKNVKHPFLVGLHFSFQTADKLYFVLDYINGGELFYHLQRERCFLEPRARFYAAEIASALGYLHSLNIVYRDLKPENILLDSQGHIVLTDFGLCKENIEHNGTTSTFCGTPEYLAPEVLHKQPYDRTVDWWCLGAVLYEMLYGLPPFYSRNTAEMYDNILNKPLQLKPNITNSARHLLEGLLQKDRTKRLGAKEDFMEIKNHIFFSPINWDDLINKKITPPFNPNVSGPSDLRHFDPEFTDEPVPNSIGQSPDSILITASVKEAAEAFLGFSYAPPVDSFL; via the exons ATGACCGTGAAAGCGTCCGAGGCGTCTGGTCATACCTTGACTTATTCGAAGATGAGGGGGATGGTGGCCATCCTCATCG CTTTTATGAAGCAGAGAAGAATGGGGCTAAACGACTTCATTCAGAAGATAGCCACCAACTCCTATGCATGCAAGCA CCCTGAAGTTCAGTCTATCTTGAAAATCTCCCAGCCTCAAGAGCCTGAACTTATGAATGCTAATCCTTCTCCTCCG ccTAGTCCTTCACAGCAGATCAATCTTGGTCCGTCGTCCAACCCACATGCCAAACCATCAGACTTTCATTTCTTAAAAGTGATTGGAAAAGGCAGTTTTGGGAAG GTCCTCCTTGCACGGCATAAGGCAGAAGAGCAGTTCTATGCTGTTAAAGTCCTGCAGAAAAAAGCAATCCTGAAGAAGAAGGAG gaGAAGCACATTATGTCAGAGCGCAATGTCctgctgaaaaatgtgaaacacCCCTTCCTGGTTGGGCTTCACTTTTCCTTCCAAACTGCAGACAAATTGTATTTTGTTCTAGACTACATTAATGGTGGAGAG TTGTTCTACCATCTCCAGAGGGAGCGTTGCTTCCTGGAGCCGAGAGCCCGATTTTACGCTGCTGAAATTGCCAGTGCCCTGGGCTACCTGCACTCCCTCAACATTGTTTATCG CGACTTGAAGCCTGAGAATATCCTGCTCGATTCACAAGGACACATTGTCTTGACTGACTTTGGACTCTGCAAGGAAAACATAGAGCACAATGGCACGACCTCCACCTTCTGCGGCACACCAGAG TATCTTGCTCCTGAAGTTCTTCATAAGCAGCCCTATGACCGGACTGTGGACTGGTGGTGTCTTGGAGCCGTCCTGTATGAGATGCTGTATGGCCTG CCACCCTTCTACAGCAGGAACACAGCAGAAATGTATGACAACATCTTGAACAAACCCTTGCAGCTGAAGCCAAATATCACCAACTCTGCGAGACATCTCCTGGAAGGCCTCTTGCAGAAAGACAGGACAAAGAGGCTTGGTGCCAAGGAGGACTTT ATGGAGATTAAGAATCACATCTTCTTCTCCCCAATTAACTGGGATGATCTCATTAATAAGAAGATTACACCTCCTTTTAACCCAAATGTG AGTGGCCCCAGTGACCTGCGACACTTTGATCCGGAGTTTACAGATGAGCCAGTCCCCAACTCCATCGGCCAGTCCCCAGACAGCATCCTCATCACTGCCAGTGTCAAAGAAGCTGCTGAGGCATTTTTGGGCTTTTCATATGCCCCACCTGTGGACTCTTTCTTGTga
- the SGK1 gene encoding serine/threonine-protein kinase Sgk1 isoform X2, with translation MSAALDVAPVNGSAGAATGIAALAASLLPPGRPARKGSYLGLLRRPGAQSQPPRRRAAAPGVSAGSEMRGKEEKSSLKAFMKQRRMGLNDFIQKIATNSYACKHPEVQSILKISQPQEPELMNANPSPPPSPSQQINLGPSSNPHAKPSDFHFLKVIGKGSFGKVLLARHKAEEQFYAVKVLQKKAILKKKEEKHIMSERNVLLKNVKHPFLVGLHFSFQTADKLYFVLDYINGGELFYHLQRERCFLEPRARFYAAEIASALGYLHSLNIVYRDLKPENILLDSQGHIVLTDFGLCKENIEHNGTTSTFCGTPEYLAPEVLHKQPYDRTVDWWCLGAVLYEMLYGLPPFYSRNTAEMYDNILNKPLQLKPNITNSARHLLEGLLQKDRTKRLGAKEDFMEIKNHIFFSPINWDDLINKKITPPFNPNVSGPSDLRHFDPEFTDEPVPNSIGQSPDSILITASVKEAAEAFLGFSYAPPVDSFL, from the exons ATGTCAGCCGCCCTCGATGTTGCGCCCGTAAACGGGTCAGCGGGAGCAGCCACCGGCATCGCCGCCCTCGCcgcctccctcctgcctccgGGCCGCCCGGCCAGGAAGGGGAGTTATTTGGGATTACTGCGGCGGCCGGGAGCCCAGTCACAGCCTCCGCGCCGCCGCGCTGCCGCGCCCGGGGTCTCGGCAGGGAGCGAGATGAGGGGCAAAGAGGAGAAGTCGTCACTGAAAG CTTTTATGAAGCAGAGAAGAATGGGGCTAAACGACTTCATTCAGAAGATAGCCACCAACTCCTATGCATGCAAGCA CCCTGAAGTTCAGTCTATCTTGAAAATCTCCCAGCCTCAAGAGCCTGAACTTATGAATGCTAATCCTTCTCCTCCG ccTAGTCCTTCACAGCAGATCAATCTTGGTCCGTCGTCCAACCCACATGCCAAACCATCAGACTTTCATTTCTTAAAAGTGATTGGAAAAGGCAGTTTTGGGAAG GTCCTCCTTGCACGGCATAAGGCAGAAGAGCAGTTCTATGCTGTTAAAGTCCTGCAGAAAAAAGCAATCCTGAAGAAGAAGGAG gaGAAGCACATTATGTCAGAGCGCAATGTCctgctgaaaaatgtgaaacacCCCTTCCTGGTTGGGCTTCACTTTTCCTTCCAAACTGCAGACAAATTGTATTTTGTTCTAGACTACATTAATGGTGGAGAG TTGTTCTACCATCTCCAGAGGGAGCGTTGCTTCCTGGAGCCGAGAGCCCGATTTTACGCTGCTGAAATTGCCAGTGCCCTGGGCTACCTGCACTCCCTCAACATTGTTTATCG CGACTTGAAGCCTGAGAATATCCTGCTCGATTCACAAGGACACATTGTCTTGACTGACTTTGGACTCTGCAAGGAAAACATAGAGCACAATGGCACGACCTCCACCTTCTGCGGCACACCAGAG TATCTTGCTCCTGAAGTTCTTCATAAGCAGCCCTATGACCGGACTGTGGACTGGTGGTGTCTTGGAGCCGTCCTGTATGAGATGCTGTATGGCCTG CCACCCTTCTACAGCAGGAACACAGCAGAAATGTATGACAACATCTTGAACAAACCCTTGCAGCTGAAGCCAAATATCACCAACTCTGCGAGACATCTCCTGGAAGGCCTCTTGCAGAAAGACAGGACAAAGAGGCTTGGTGCCAAGGAGGACTTT ATGGAGATTAAGAATCACATCTTCTTCTCCCCAATTAACTGGGATGATCTCATTAATAAGAAGATTACACCTCCTTTTAACCCAAATGTG AGTGGCCCCAGTGACCTGCGACACTTTGATCCGGAGTTTACAGATGAGCCAGTCCCCAACTCCATCGGCCAGTCCCCAGACAGCATCCTCATCACTGCCAGTGTCAAAGAAGCTGCTGAGGCATTTTTGGGCTTTTCATATGCCCCACCTGTGGACTCTTTCTTGTga